A window from Corynebacterium urealyticum DSM 7109 encodes these proteins:
- a CDS encoding DMT family transporter, with protein MHSNALAIFFGLASALTIAWGTVVRHRVAEDSGGTDTSSVVAAITRVRWWAGLGLSFLGYALQIVALGFGTLLVVQPILVLSLMFTLPLSAKLSGRRISKSETAWAALLTVAVAVIVVLGRPQAGVAQPSLPRWLTALGIGVVIFTVMYLISRGLRHANRALILGSITGGIMGYVAVLSKAVTDIFSRSGVLDLLISWELWGLIGLAVIGTAVQQASFNAGPLKNSLPAMTVVEPIFAFALGYTILGEKFDVSGYEWIYMAAALIIMIVSTVVLSRKTITD; from the coding sequence ATGCATAGCAACGCACTGGCGATTTTCTTCGGTCTCGCCTCCGCGCTCACGATCGCGTGGGGCACGGTGGTTCGGCACCGGGTCGCCGAGGATTCCGGTGGGACGGATACCTCTTCTGTGGTCGCGGCGATCACCCGTGTGCGGTGGTGGGCCGGGCTGGGCCTGTCCTTTTTGGGCTATGCCCTCCAGATCGTGGCGTTGGGCTTCGGCACCTTATTGGTGGTGCAGCCGATCCTGGTGCTCTCCCTGATGTTCACCCTGCCGCTCTCGGCGAAGCTTTCTGGGCGCCGGATTTCGAAATCGGAGACGGCGTGGGCGGCGCTGCTCACGGTCGCGGTGGCGGTGATCGTCGTCTTGGGCCGCCCGCAGGCCGGGGTGGCGCAGCCCTCCCTGCCGCGATGGCTGACGGCGCTGGGCATCGGCGTGGTGATCTTCACGGTGATGTACCTGATTTCCCGGGGGCTGCGGCATGCGAACCGGGCGCTGATTTTGGGCTCGATCACCGGCGGGATCATGGGCTATGTGGCGGTGCTTTCCAAGGCCGTGACGGATATTTTCTCCCGCTCCGGGGTGCTGGATCTGCTGATCAGTTGGGAGCTGTGGGGGCTGATTGGTCTCGCAGTGATCGGCACGGCGGTGCAGCAGGCCTCTTTCAACGCGGGTCCGTTGAAGAACTCCCTGCCGGCGATGACGGTGGTGGAGCCGATCTTCGCTTTCGCGCTGGGGTACACGATCCTGGGCGAGAAGTTCGACGTCTCCGGCTACGAGTGGATCTACATGGCCGCCGCGCTGATCATCATGATCGTGTCCACGGTGGTGCTCTCCCGAAAGACGATCACCGACTAG
- a CDS encoding long-chain-fatty-acid--CoA ligase: MSTAPSQNSSSDQAKPWLKFYTEGTAPTLDYGDTTLVSIFRDAVRKYGKRDAMWFLGTQITYSEFGELVDKAAAVLKENGVKRGDRVAVVLPNCPANLVAFYAIVSLGATAVYHNPLYTAHELEGPFADHGAKVAVFWDNTADIAQHLVDTTPLEKVFTVNITKSMPLLQRVALSLPVPALRKAKAKLTGGPTQFEDWDAALDAMAPGLGRRAIQDALPTVRPKCPALILYTSGTTGSPKGAVLSHRNICANLIQGKAWVPGLGEQADPERMLAALPMFHAYGMTMNGALAPLIGGELLLLPAPEPALLQQVIKKKKPTWVPGVPALYQAIVKLAEEKDLDLSTMRNSFSGASALPVATVENWEKLTNGRLVEGYGLTETSPIVLGNPMSADRRPGYVGVPFPDTEARVVDQDDPTKVLDYGEEGELVVRGPQVFGGYLHQEQLNEKIFADGWFRTGDMAVMEADGFVKIVSRLKEMIVTGGFNVYPAEVEEALLEHPEVKEAAVVGLAKEDGSERVVAAVTLAEATEGEEHEPRRVGEKLHDSLRQHCKKVLTGYKVPREFFHVAALPADQMGKVRRTEMRAILEELERR, translated from the coding sequence GTGAGCACTGCACCGTCCCAGAACAGCTCTTCTGACCAGGCCAAGCCGTGGCTGAAGTTCTATACGGAAGGGACCGCCCCGACCCTGGACTACGGGGATACCACCCTGGTCAGCATCTTCCGCGACGCGGTGCGTAAGTATGGCAAGCGGGATGCGATGTGGTTCCTGGGCACGCAGATCACCTACAGCGAGTTCGGTGAGCTGGTGGATAAGGCCGCGGCCGTCCTGAAGGAAAACGGCGTGAAGCGGGGCGACCGGGTGGCCGTCGTCCTCCCGAACTGCCCGGCGAACCTGGTGGCGTTCTACGCGATCGTCTCCCTGGGGGCCACGGCGGTGTATCACAACCCGCTGTACACGGCGCACGAGCTGGAGGGTCCGTTCGCAGATCACGGCGCGAAGGTCGCGGTGTTCTGGGATAACACGGCCGATATTGCGCAGCACCTGGTGGACACCACCCCGCTGGAGAAGGTGTTCACGGTGAACATCACGAAGTCGATGCCGCTGCTGCAGCGGGTCGCGCTCTCCCTGCCGGTGCCGGCGCTGCGCAAGGCGAAGGCGAAGCTGACGGGTGGTCCGACTCAGTTCGAGGACTGGGACGCCGCCTTGGACGCGATGGCTCCGGGGTTGGGTCGCCGCGCGATTCAGGACGCCCTGCCGACAGTGCGGCCGAAGTGCCCGGCGCTGATTCTGTACACCTCGGGCACGACCGGTTCGCCGAAGGGTGCGGTGCTGAGCCACCGGAATATCTGCGCGAACCTGATCCAGGGCAAGGCGTGGGTGCCGGGCCTGGGCGAGCAGGCTGATCCGGAGCGGATGCTGGCCGCGCTGCCGATGTTCCACGCTTATGGCATGACGATGAACGGTGCGCTGGCGCCGCTGATCGGCGGGGAGTTGCTGCTGCTCCCGGCCCCGGAACCGGCCCTTTTGCAGCAGGTGATTAAGAAGAAGAAGCCGACCTGGGTGCCGGGCGTGCCGGCCCTGTACCAGGCGATCGTGAAGCTGGCGGAGGAGAAGGACCTCGACCTGTCCACGATGCGGAACTCTTTCTCGGGCGCCTCGGCGCTGCCGGTGGCGACGGTGGAGAACTGGGAGAAGCTCACCAATGGCCGCCTAGTGGAGGGCTATGGGCTGACCGAGACCTCGCCGATCGTGCTGGGTAATCCGATGAGCGCGGACCGCCGCCCGGGCTACGTCGGTGTTCCGTTCCCGGATACGGAGGCCCGCGTGGTGGATCAGGACGACCCCACGAAGGTGCTGGACTACGGCGAGGAGGGCGAGCTGGTGGTGCGTGGCCCGCAGGTTTTCGGCGGCTACCTGCACCAGGAGCAGCTCAACGAGAAGATCTTTGCCGATGGTTGGTTCCGCACGGGCGATATGGCCGTGATGGAGGCCGATGGCTTCGTGAAGATCGTCTCCCGCCTGAAGGAGATGATCGTCACCGGCGGCTTCAATGTGTACCCCGCCGAGGTGGAGGAAGCGCTGCTGGAGCACCCGGAGGTCAAGGAGGCCGCCGTGGTGGGACTGGCGAAGGAGGACGGCTCCGAACGCGTGGTCGCTGCGGTGACGCTGGCGGAGGCAACGGAGGGCGAGGAGCACGAGCCGCGCCGCGTGGGCGAGAAGCTGCACGATTCGCTGCGCCAGCACTGCAAGAAGGTGCTGACGGGCTATAAGGTGCCGCGGGAGTTCTTCCACGTGGCAGCGCTGCCGGCCGACCAGATGGGCAAGGTGCGCCGCACGGAGATGCGCGCGATTCTGGAGGAGCTGGAGCGCCGCTAG
- a CDS encoding Ig-like domain repeat protein, whose amino-acid sequence MKTRFTLASASSATALALLLTPVAIAEDGVPTPEGATTGATNSDEDGAAGGNTTPAPQEGAEDEGAEQDSEKDATPAAPQVRDVELTISCKATPSKVAGVQHVGPEKAAFQLTAPGEVKTGEVFSLDLDLDPVAMDLPLPAGTFDSASRLKLDFALPAGVSFVGADIDESGANIKGLSAFTVNEQGYPDPTGRILRFASADNQTIGNSPNSSKSAEGGVTYKAGQNKLDLRFPKVSAKFRATSPGEKAFGVRTAGKAGQYGQDENFLTLLGKVSAPVLGTVWAPVQCAPLSDKAGPVDASAASLLTVNALPGDGEDALKYSSVDVQITGPNTGTVKERGTYRVELTPNEGEAKDVNGVLTFTDNGRAVMNGEKLLQVPVVRGVAEADLSWLQSGTHTLEARFHPQRDDLSLVLGTGSIDVEVAAAPGETDEQDKGKKPNGSSSSSEGSSTKGFFGGIKEIFEKIFGFFAEFFRSIFTF is encoded by the coding sequence ATGAAGACTCGTTTCACGCTGGCCTCCGCCAGCTCCGCCACGGCACTCGCCCTGCTGCTCACCCCCGTGGCCATCGCCGAGGACGGCGTGCCCACGCCGGAGGGGGCCACCACCGGCGCGACCAACTCCGACGAGGACGGCGCTGCGGGTGGCAACACGACCCCGGCGCCCCAGGAAGGCGCTGAAGACGAAGGTGCTGAGCAGGACTCCGAGAAGGACGCCACCCCGGCGGCCCCGCAAGTGCGGGACGTGGAACTGACGATCTCCTGCAAGGCGACCCCCAGCAAGGTCGCTGGTGTCCAGCATGTCGGCCCTGAGAAGGCAGCCTTCCAACTCACCGCCCCAGGCGAGGTAAAGACCGGGGAGGTCTTCTCCCTCGACCTGGACCTCGACCCGGTGGCGATGGACCTTCCCCTGCCCGCTGGGACCTTTGACAGCGCATCGCGGTTGAAGCTCGACTTCGCCCTTCCTGCTGGGGTGAGCTTCGTGGGTGCGGATATCGACGAGTCCGGCGCCAATATCAAGGGGCTGTCGGCCTTCACTGTGAACGAGCAGGGTTACCCGGACCCGACGGGCCGGATCCTGCGTTTCGCCAGCGCTGATAACCAGACCATTGGCAATAGCCCGAATTCCTCGAAGAGCGCTGAGGGCGGGGTGACCTACAAGGCAGGCCAGAACAAGCTGGACCTGCGTTTCCCGAAGGTCAGCGCGAAGTTCCGCGCCACCTCCCCGGGCGAGAAGGCCTTCGGCGTGCGCACCGCCGGAAAGGCCGGCCAGTACGGCCAGGACGAGAACTTCCTCACCCTGCTCGGCAAGGTATCCGCACCTGTCCTCGGTACCGTGTGGGCTCCGGTCCAGTGTGCACCGCTGAGCGATAAGGCTGGCCCAGTGGACGCGTCGGCGGCATCCCTGCTGACCGTCAATGCCCTGCCGGGTGACGGGGAGGATGCGCTGAAGTACAGCTCCGTCGACGTCCAGATCACGGGCCCGAACACCGGCACTGTGAAGGAACGCGGCACCTACCGCGTCGAGCTGACCCCGAATGAGGGCGAGGCCAAGGACGTCAACGGCGTGCTGACCTTCACCGACAACGGCCGGGCCGTCATGAACGGCGAGAAGCTGCTCCAGGTCCCGGTGGTCCGCGGTGTGGCGGAGGCTGACCTGAGCTGGCTGCAGTCCGGCACGCACACCCTGGAGGCGCGTTTCCACCCGCAGCGCGACGACCTCAGCCTGGTGCTGGGCACCGGCAGCATCGACGTCGAGGTGGCAGCGGCCCCGGGCGAGACCGATGAGCAAGACAAGGGCAAGAAGCCGAATGGCTCGTCCTCGTCCTCCGAGGGCTCGAGCACGAAGGGCTTCTTCGGCGGCATCAAGGAGATCTTCGAGAAGATCTTCGGTTTCTTCGCGGAGTTCTTCCGCTCGATCTTCACGTTCTAA
- a CDS encoding Ig-like domain-containing protein, with translation MMNKNNAGFSVHRTVGTRGARQLMGSASAIALALGLVVAAPAQAEEAVEQEAGASSVTTAVKQVNLECVEDAGTIGGVIGNASQLTLTPDVVDVSYPERVQPGETFTVTVQPGEMATGGKGTARMKYDIALPQGVAVSNLRIVEPGTNLNATPPAVVQRVNAAGLPDENGEFARIWDGANSVNNGGNENDNWSNGVFGFGRVARAGLAVDANQQFRLPKIAFDVTAPDTPGAAIRTGLRAAGEGTGPAGKNNKNNALSLVASQNGAPGTAVAVYCHAGDAARALTNTVIAQATQTELAHTRPEVDLEADAEILPGDEVRFTATVTSAGESLPEVPEGAAAPKVVFYSGDEVIGEAEVDPATGKAVLDYAFAARGKHKVRAEFQEFVAKEFDGTVAAIWEKSESAPVTVTVSAFGFDIDNPEPKKPEEDQGNAGSLGSLTPGAEGSSGELQWWHKLLIVLGSLGVVFGIGAQLVQFLPGLR, from the coding sequence ATGATGAACAAGAACAATGCTGGGTTTTCGGTTCACCGGACCGTGGGCACTCGGGGTGCCCGCCAGCTGATGGGCAGCGCGAGCGCGATCGCACTGGCCCTGGGGCTGGTCGTGGCCGCTCCGGCGCAGGCCGAGGAGGCTGTGGAGCAGGAGGCGGGCGCCTCCTCGGTGACCACAGCGGTCAAGCAGGTCAACCTGGAGTGCGTGGAGGATGCCGGCACTATCGGCGGAGTTATCGGGAACGCATCCCAGCTGACTCTCACCCCCGACGTTGTGGACGTGAGCTATCCCGAGCGCGTGCAGCCAGGCGAGACCTTTACCGTCACCGTCCAGCCGGGTGAGATGGCTACCGGCGGCAAGGGCACAGCGCGCATGAAGTACGACATCGCGCTGCCACAAGGCGTGGCGGTTTCCAACCTGCGCATCGTGGAGCCGGGCACGAACCTCAACGCCACTCCCCCCGCCGTGGTGCAGCGGGTCAACGCTGCCGGGCTGCCGGACGAGAACGGTGAATTCGCCCGCATCTGGGATGGGGCAAACTCCGTGAATAACGGCGGCAACGAGAACGATAACTGGAGCAATGGCGTCTTCGGTTTCGGACGGGTTGCTCGTGCGGGGCTTGCGGTTGATGCCAATCAGCAGTTCCGCCTGCCGAAGATCGCCTTCGACGTCACGGCGCCAGACACCCCGGGTGCGGCCATCCGCACCGGCTTGCGCGCTGCTGGGGAGGGCACTGGCCCTGCTGGCAAGAACAATAAGAACAACGCTCTCTCCCTGGTTGCGAGCCAGAACGGCGCCCCGGGCACCGCTGTTGCCGTCTACTGCCACGCGGGCGATGCGGCGCGTGCCCTGACGAATACCGTGATCGCCCAGGCCACGCAGACCGAGCTCGCGCACACCCGCCCCGAGGTCGACCTGGAGGCGGATGCGGAGATCCTGCCGGGTGATGAGGTTCGCTTCACCGCGACGGTCACCTCCGCGGGCGAGAGCCTGCCCGAGGTGCCGGAGGGCGCTGCGGCGCCGAAGGTTGTGTTCTACTCCGGCGATGAGGTGATCGGCGAGGCCGAGGTCGATCCGGCTACTGGCAAGGCTGTGCTGGACTATGCGTTCGCGGCCCGCGGCAAGCACAAGGTTCGCGCGGAGTTCCAGGAGTTCGTGGCCAAGGAGTTCGACGGCACGGTGGCAGCGATCTGGGAGAAGTCCGAGTCTGCGCCGGTGACCGTCACGGTAAGTGCTTTCGGCTTCGATATTGATAACCCGGAACCGAAAAAGCCGGAGGAGGATCAGGGCAACGCTGGTTCCCTGGGCTCCCTCACCCCGGGTGCGGAGGGTTCTTCTGGGGAGCTGCAGTGGTGGCACAAGCTGCTGATCGTGCTGGGTTCCCTGGGCGTGGTGTTCGGTATCGGCGCGCAGCTGGTGCAGTTCCTGCCGGGCCTGCGTTAG